The genomic segment AACCAAATGTGGACTGCGCAGTTTTTTAAATTTGACAAGCCGAGGACGCTTCTTACCTCCGGCGGGCTCGGCACCATGGGTTATGGTTTTCCCGCGGCAATAGGAGCCCAGCTTGCCTGCCCTGACAAGCTGGTCATAGACGTGGCAGGCGACGGAAGCATTCAAATGAACATACAGGAATTGGCAACTGCGGTGATAAATAAATTGCCGGTTAAGGTAGCGATCCTGAATAACGGCTATCTGGGAATGGTCAGACAGTGGCAGGAACTGTTTTTCAAAGAGCGTTATTCGCATACACATCTTGAATCCGGTAATCCTGATTTCGTCAAGGTTGCGGAGGCGTACGGCGCAGTAGGGCTGAGGGCTTCAAAACCGGAGGAAGTTGTTCCTGTGATAAAAGAGGCGCTTAAGGTGAAGAACAGACCTGTGTTTATGGACTTTATTGTTGACTGGAAGGAAAAGGTCTATCCGATGGTTCCTGCCGGCGCTGCGATAAATGAGATGATGTTTGATGAAGAGAAGAAGGAAGAGAAAAAACTAAAGGCGGTGAAATAAAAAAAGTTCAAGCCGTTCAAACGGTTTAAACAGTTTAAACGGCTTAAACAACTTGAACGATTTTTATTATAGGAGAATAAATGAGACATACGATTTCAGTGCTTGTAGAAAACAAATTCGGCGTGCTGTCAAGGGTATCGGGGCTTTTTAGCGGCAGGGGTTATAACATTGAGAGCCTTTCAGTCGGGGAGACGATTGACCCTAAGATTTCCATTATGACCATAGTCACCACAGGCGACGACCAGATAATTGAGCAGATAACCAAACAGCTCAATAAACTTATTGATGTCATCAAGGTGGTTGACTTTATGGAGATAGACCATGTTGAAAGGGAGATGGTGCTTATTAAAGTTTCTCCGAGGAAGGAAGACAGGATTGAGGTGCTGAAGCTGGCCGAGATATTCAGGGGCAGGATTATTGATTCAGGCTTTTCTACATTTACAATAGAAACCACAGGAGATGAAGGCAAGATAAATGCGTTTATTGAACTCATCAAACCCTTCGGGATAAAAGAGTTTGTGCGCACCGGAAAAGTTGCGATTGCAAGGGAAAAGGCGAAGAAATAAAAAGGGAGGAGTTATGGTAAAGATTTACTACGATAAAGATATTAAAAGGAATATGCTGAAGGGGAAAACGGTCTGCATCATGGGCTACGGGAGCCAGGGACACGCCCATGCCAATAATCTGAAGGAAAGCGGAGTAAAGGTCATTATCGGCATCAGAAAGGGCGGAAGCCTTGATAAGGCAAAAAAAGCCGGTTTCAGTGCAATGCCGCCTGCTGAAGCGGCAAAAGAGGCTGATGTGATAATGATGCTTTTGCCTGACGAATATCAGGCGGATATTTACAAAAATGAAATAGCGCCGAATATAAAAAAAGGCGCCTATCTTGCATTTGCGCACGGCTTTAACATACATTACGGGCAGATTGTCCCGACTCCTGGAATAAATGTTTTCATGGCTGCTCCTAAGGGACCGGGGCATCTTGTGAGGTCTGAATATACAAAGGGAAGCGGTGTGCCGTGCCTTATCGCAGTTCATCAGGACCCTTCAAGAGACACAAAGGAAGTGGCGCTTTCCTATGCATCTGCAATCGGAGGCGGCAGGGCAGGTGTTATTGAAACCACATTCAAGGAAGAGACAGAGACAGACCTCTTTGGCGAGCAGGTGGTTTTATGCGGCGGCGTTACATCCCTTATTCAGGCAGGCTATGAAACACTTATTGAAGCGGGTTATGCGCCTGAGATGGCGTATTTTGAATGCCTCCATGAGGTCAAGCTCATAGTGGATTTAATCTACGAGGGCGGGATTTCCAACATGAGATATTCAATCAGCAACACGGCCCAGTACGGAGATCTGACAAGGGGACCGCGTGTCATAACTCCTGATGTCAAAAAAGAGATGAAAAAAATCCTCAGTGAAATCCAGTCAGGCGAATTTGCGAGGGAATGGATACTTGAATGCAGGGCCAATAAGCCTGTGTTCAATGCCCTCACGAGAAAAGGCGAGGAACATTCCATAGAGGAAGTCGGGGCAAAACTCAGGGCAATGATGCCGTGGCTTAAAAAAGGCAAACTTGTGGATAAATCAAAAGCATGAATGCAGTTGATAGTCGTTAGTGAATAGTATTCAGTAGCTGTTCACTGTTCACTGTTCACTGTTCACTAAAATTATGTTCAAATTCGCTCCTGAGGGTTATCCTTTCATCATTGGTTTCATCTTCATCACGCTTGTAGCCGCAGTTGTAAGGCTACTGTGGCCGACTGCACTTTTCTTTGTCCTTACGCTGTTTATGTTCTATTTTTTCCGCGACCCTGAAAGGACAGTCCCACAAGGCAAGGGCTTATTCGTTTCTCCGGCAGACGGCAGAGTCATTTTAATTAAGGAAATTCATGGTGATATAATCCCCCCCGACCCCCCTTTGATAAAGGGGATCGAGGGGGATTATATCAAGATAAGCATTTTCATGTCGCCTTTTAATGTCCATGTAAACAGGGCGCCGTGCGACGGTGTTGTAAAGACAGTGAAGCACACGCCCGGCAGATTCTTTGCTGCGGACAAGGATGAGGCGTCCATGCTCAATGAAAATATTGCAATGGTCTTGGAAGGCAATGAAGGGAAGATACTTGTAAGGCAGGTGGCGGGTTTTATAGCAAGAAGGGCGGTGTGCAGGGTTAAGGCAGGCGATAGACTAAAAAGAGGCGAGAGATTTGGTATGATAAAATTCAGCTCAAGGCTTGATGTCTACTTGCCATTAAATGCTAATATTAAGGTAAAATTGGGTGACAGGGTTAAGGCAGGGGAAAGCGTATTAGGCGTAATTGAATAAATAATTTAAAAGAAAACCACAGAGGGCACAGAGTGTTTTATTGCAAAATTATCAATTATCATTTCAAAATGCAAATTTACAATGAATATTTTCTCTGAGTTCTCTGTGGTTAAAGGTATTTTCAGATGAGAAAAGGCATTTACATACTTCCGAATGCATTGACGCTTTGCGGGATGTTTCTTGGTTTCTATGCGATACTCGCATCCTTTAAAGGCAGTTTCATACATGCGGCATGGGCTATACTGATTGCCAATATCTTTGATGGGCTTGACGGATGGGTCGCAAGGCTGACTCACAGCACGACAAAATTCGGCATTGAGCTTGATTCGCTTTCAGACCTTATCGCGTTCGGCGTTGCCCCTGCAGTTCTTCTCTACGGTTGGTCGCTTCATTACTTCGGCCGTTTTGGCTGGGGCGCTGCGTTTCTTTATGTCATGTGCGGCGCATTGAGGCTGGCGAGGTTTAATGTCCAGATGGGCTCTGCAGAAAGCAAGGCGTTTACAGGCATGCCGATACCGGGCGCCGCTACCATTGCAACATCATCGGTTTTATTTTATCATGAAATGTGGGGCAGTCTGGGGGGAAAAAATTACCTGATACTTGCACTGATTTTTGTGCTTGCGATACTCATGGTAAGCACACTGCGTTATCATGGGCTGAAGGAGATTGACCCTAAAAGGAGAAAACCGTTCTGGATTTTAGTTGTTTTTGTGATTGTGCTTGTGCTTGTGGCCATGCATCCGGAAAACATGATTTTTATTTTTGCTATGTGCTATATGCTATGGGGAATTATTGAGAATGCAGTGATGTTTTATAAAAAGAGGAGACCCAATACAGCAAGTTCAACATAGTTTGAATCGTTTAAACAAAAACAGGTTCAACGTTGTTTAAATTGTTTAAGCCGTTCAATCTTGAACAACGTTAAACGGCTTGAACCATATTGAACAATATTAAACAAATTTGAACTATCTTGAATAGGTAAGTTGAATGAGAATAATTAAAATTTTTGATACAACGCTCAGGGACGGCGAGCAGTCTCCCGGCGCGTCAATGAATGTGCAGGAAAAGGTACAGCTTGCAAAACAGCTTGCGCGCCTCGGCGTAGATATAATTGAGGCCGGATTCGCAATCAGCTCTCCGGGCGATTTTGAGGCGATTAAGACCATAGGCGCAGAGGTTGAAGGCCCTGTAATATGCAGTCTTGCGAGGGCCAAGGAAGAGGACATAAAAAGGGCGTGGGAGGCGCTTAAGGATACGCCTAAGAAAAGGATTCATACGTTTCATTCCACCTCTGACATTCATCTTAAGCATCAATTCAGGGTAAGCCGCGAAGAGGCGTTAAAGAGGTCGGTTGAGATGGTCCGGCTTGCAAGGAGTTTTGTTGAGGATGTTGAATTTTCACCGATGGATGCAACCAGAAGCGATGTAAGTTATCTTTGCGAAGTGATTGAGGCCGTTATTGAAGCCGGCGCATCAACGGTTAACATACCGGACACGGTCGGGTACACCATTCCGAATGAATTCGGCGCATTGATAAAGGCTGTCTGCGATAAAGTGAAGAATATTGATAAGGCGGTAATCTCAGTGCACTGTCATAATGACCTCGGGCTTGCGGCGGCTAATTCACTTTCAGCAGTGCTGAACGGCGCAGGGCAGATTGAATGCACGCTTAACGGCATTGGAGAACGCGCAGGCAACTGCTCTATGGAAGAGGTTGTCATGGCACTAAGGACAAGGCGCGACATCTTTAATGCGGATACAAAGATACATACAGAAGAGATAATGAGGAGCAGCAGGCTTGTGACTAAAATAACAGGCATATCGGTTCAGCCCAACAAGGCAATTGTGGGCGCAAATGCCTTTGCCCATGAATCAGGCATTCATCAGGACGGACTTTTGAAGGATAAATCCACATACGAAATTATTACTCCTGAGACCATAGGGCTTCATAAGACAAAGCTCGTTCTCGGCAAACATTCGGGCAGGCATGCGTTTAAGACGAGGCTTAAGGAATTAGGCTACGAATTAAGCGATGAAGAGCTGAACATTGCATTTGAACGGTTTAAAAAAATTGCCGACCAGAAAAAGGACATTTTTGACGAGGACATTGAGACGCTGGTCTCTGACGAGGTGACGAAGATACCCGAAACTTATAGCCTGATTGATTTATATATAACATCCGGAATGAGCCAGCAGCCTACTGCTGCCGTTAAATTAAAAATGGGAGATGAATTAATGGAAGTCACGGAACATGGCGACGGACCGATTGACGCGATATATAAAGCCATTGCCTCTGTGACAGATACAAAGAGCAGTCTGCTTAAATTTGAGGTCAAAAGCATTACAGGCGGCACGGATGCGCTTGGCGAGGTGATTGTGTCGCTTGAAGAAGACGGCAAGGCTGTCAGAGGGCACGGCGCGGATACGGATATCATCATCGCCGCGGCCAAGGCTTATGTCAATGCGCTCAACAAATTGGCAGTGAGAAAGAAGTAGGGGATTTGCATTTATTTTCTAAAATTACTTCCAGTTTTCTATTTTTAGCCCATTGATTTTTCTAAAATGCGCGGTGTTATTTGTTACAAGGGTCGCATCATTCTGCAGGGCTATGCTCGCTATAAGTAAATCCGCATCATCCAGCGGCTCCCCTTTTGATTCTAATTCAGCCTTTATTTGCCCGTATGCCGCTGGAACACCGTTAACAGTATGCAGCGTGCTTATCTTGGTTTTTAAATCTTCAACTACCGCCAGGTTTTTATCTTTTTTCATGGATTTATACGCGCCGTAAAAAAGTTCACATTCAGTTATAACAGTAATAAAAACTTCTTCAAAACCATTCTTCACTATATTCTTTTCAATATTTTCATTGCCTTTTAACCAGTAGATGCACATGTCGGTATCAAGAATAAATTTACCCACTTAGTTTTTCCTTTTAATAAACCATTTTCTGTGAATTTTAATATCTTTTATGATTGCATCCGCAGACCGTTTGTCATCCCATCTGCCGCATAGACCTGTTTTCTGTATATGCTCTTGTTTGTCTTTTACATGCAGGTATTCACTGATTAACCCTGTAATGATAGCTTTTAACGTCTTGCGGTGAGAAGCAGCTTTCTTTTTAAGCTCTCCGTGTATTACATCCGGAAGTTCTACTATTAACTTTCCCATAACCCACCTCCTTATGGGTAGATTAAGCAATATTTAAATATTTGTCAAATACAAAAAGGTAGTTTCTGAAACTACATGGAGATTTTTGTTGAAACTTAATTGGGTTAGGCATTGGTCATTATATGTTCACAGTGTTTCGGAGCTTTTGCTGCCTCTGTAAATATTTCCAATGACTTTTCAATGCTTTTTTGATAGACTTTTTCTTAGCAGAAAAGATAAGGGATGTTTTGGAAAAGATGGGAAAAGGCTCAAGGTATTGCCAAGAGCTTGGCGGGATACTGGACGATATTCATAAAGGCAATTTCAAAAAGGCAGATGAGGAAATGAATAAACAAAAAGCAATTGATTACTGGTTCAATGTGGCGAATTACGATTTAAAGACAGCCGGAGTAATGTTCAATGGCGGGCGGTATCTTTATGTAGGTTTTATGTGTCATCAGGTTGTTGAAAAGGCATTAAAGGGGCTATTTGTAAAACAACACAATAAAATTCCGCCATATACGCATAACCTTCTGACTTTATGTGCTGAATTGGAAATTGAACTGACAGAAGAACAGAAGGATTTTTTTACTGAATTGAATCCGTTTAACATAAAAGCACGTTATCCGGAGATGAAAGAAAAAATGGGAAAGATTATAAATAAAAAGAAAGCGGATGCTTTATTAAAAAAGACAAAGGATGTTTATAAATGGCTCAAATTAAAGAAAAAGTAAAAAGGGTTTTAAGAGACTATCTCGTAAAAGTTCAAAGGGAAATCCCTGTGGAATTTGCTGTTTTATACGGCTCACAGGCAAAAGGCAAGGCGCGGCCTGACAGCGATATAGATATAGCAATATTTTCCAGTAAATTTAAAAACAAGTCTTATTATAAAGCACAGGTGATGCTGCAAAAATTCTTATGGGGTATAAAGGCTGACATCCAGCCGGTAGGCTATTCCTTGGAAGAATTTTCTTCAAAAGATAAATTGGATTTTGTTGGCGGTGTTATTAAAAAAGAAGGCCGCGTTGTCTGCAGGAAGAATAAGATTTTGATTTAACGACAAAATCAGCGGGGCGGGTTACTGCCTGTCCATGTGGCATAAACAATCGTCCCTTCTTTCCTCATACTAATTTCTTTAAAAACCTTTTCCCCCGGAATTGCTTTTACTTTTCCTGTTTTAATGTCGGCAACTCTTTTTTCAGCCTCCTTAGCCCATAATTTATCAATTTCTTTTTTTGTTGGATTCAAAGTGTCTAATAACTTATTCACGAGCAGCGCTCTGATGTCTACGGGCAACGATATGGCTTCTGAAATAAGTTTATCTGTTTTTATCATAACCTCTCCTTTTTCATACTATTATACCATGTTGCCTATGAGTGATTAATGCAAAACATTTGTCTATGGACACAACGACTATTTATACCTTTTAAGTAATGCCTGCATTCTTACCCTCTCGGATGATGTTCTTTGTGAACTTTCCTGAGCCGTTCAGGCGTGACCTTGGTATAAATCTGTGTGGTTGAAATGTCTGAGTGCCCCAGCATTTTTTGCAAGGTCCTTAAATCCGCCCCGCCTTCAAGCAGGTGGCTTGCAAAGCAGTGCCTCAGCGTATGCGGGGATACGTTCTGTGAAAAACCCTTTGAATAAAGTTTAATAAGCTGCCACAATCTTTGTCTTGTCATGGGCTTTCCGCCCTTTGCAATAAAGAGCGCAGACGCTGTTTTTTTTCTGAGCAGTTTCGGTCTTAGCTCCTGAATGTATTTTTTTATTGTCTGCATCGCGGCCTCATTGACCGGCACAACCCTTTCTTTTGAGCCTTTGCCCATCACTGTGATAAAACCCGCCTCAAAATTAATGTCATCCGTCTTTAAATTAATTATCTCGCTGGCCCTCAAGCCTGAAGAATAAAGAAGCTCAAGCATGGCACTGTCCCTTAGTGAAAATTTTTCATTCTGAGGTTTTTCTATGAGGGAAAAGACATCGTCCGCGCCGAGAATTTGGGGGATATGTTTCCAGCCCTTTGGCGTGCTTAGATTTTCCATGGGGTCTTCATCTATGATTTTTTCCAGAAGCATAAATTTGCACAGCCCGCGTATGGCGGATATGTTTCTTGCAACCGTAGGCGTCTGATTGCCGAGGTCACGCAGGTGATTCAAATACAGAAGGAGGTCACTCTTGGAAAAACTCTTCAGGTCTTTGTCATTTTTCTTAATGTAATCCTGAAATTTTCCGATGTCGTTTCTGTATGATTCCAGCGTGTTTGAGGAAAGTCCCTTTTCAACTGCCAGATAATTAAAGAACCTCTCAGTCAGGTTAACCATTAATTAAAAGATACAGGATGAGGATGAAAGATGCAAGGACTTGTCCCGAGTTATTCGGGATGCAAAGGAAAGAAAGTGAACAGTGAAAAAACAGGGGCAAGGGGTAAACAGCAGGCTTGGGTATCTGAGAAGGTTTAGTGCGACTCCTTAGATGCCATGTTGCCTTGTTCTCTCTAAAAGTTATTTTTGGATTGCAAAAATATGGCGGTTGCAACATGGCACTCTTGAATTTTGTCGCTTGCTAAAATTTTGAGGATACTCAAGCCTGCTGTTTTGAAGATAAAGGCCCTGCATGAAAAATTTATTAATT from the Nitrospirota bacterium genome contains:
- the ilvN gene encoding acetolactate synthase small subunit, with amino-acid sequence MRHTISVLVENKFGVLSRVSGLFSGRGYNIESLSVGETIDPKISIMTIVTTGDDQIIEQITKQLNKLIDVIKVVDFMEIDHVEREMVLIKVSPRKEDRIEVLKLAEIFRGRIIDSGFSTFTIETTGDEGKINAFIELIKPFGIKEFVRTGKVAIAREKAKK
- the ilvC gene encoding ketol-acid reductoisomerase; protein product: MVKIYYDKDIKRNMLKGKTVCIMGYGSQGHAHANNLKESGVKVIIGIRKGGSLDKAKKAGFSAMPPAEAAKEADVIMMLLPDEYQADIYKNEIAPNIKKGAYLAFAHGFNIHYGQIVPTPGINVFMAAPKGPGHLVRSEYTKGSGVPCLIAVHQDPSRDTKEVALSYASAIGGGRAGVIETTFKEETETDLFGEQVVLCGGVTSLIQAGYETLIEAGYAPEMAYFECLHEVKLIVDLIYEGGISNMRYSISNTAQYGDLTRGPRVITPDVKKEMKKILSEIQSGEFAREWILECRANKPVFNALTRKGEEHSIEEVGAKLRAMMPWLKKGKLVDKSKA
- a CDS encoding phosphatidylserine decarboxylase family protein — protein: MFKFAPEGYPFIIGFIFITLVAAVVRLLWPTALFFVLTLFMFYFFRDPERTVPQGKGLFVSPADGRVILIKEIHGDIIPPDPPLIKGIEGDYIKISIFMSPFNVHVNRAPCDGVVKTVKHTPGRFFAADKDEASMLNENIAMVLEGNEGKILVRQVAGFIARRAVCRVKAGDRLKRGERFGMIKFSSRLDVYLPLNANIKVKLGDRVKAGESVLGVIE
- the pssA gene encoding CDP-diacylglycerol--serine O-phosphatidyltransferase — its product is MRKGIYILPNALTLCGMFLGFYAILASFKGSFIHAAWAILIANIFDGLDGWVARLTHSTTKFGIELDSLSDLIAFGVAPAVLLYGWSLHYFGRFGWGAAFLYVMCGALRLARFNVQMGSAESKAFTGMPIPGAATIATSSVLFYHEMWGSLGGKNYLILALIFVLAILMVSTLRYHGLKEIDPKRRKPFWILVVFVIVLVLVAMHPENMIFIFAMCYMLWGIIENAVMFYKKRRPNTASST
- a CDS encoding 2-isopropylmalate synthase, which codes for MRIIKIFDTTLRDGEQSPGASMNVQEKVQLAKQLARLGVDIIEAGFAISSPGDFEAIKTIGAEVEGPVICSLARAKEEDIKRAWEALKDTPKKRIHTFHSTSDIHLKHQFRVSREEALKRSVEMVRLARSFVEDVEFSPMDATRSDVSYLCEVIEAVIEAGASTVNIPDTVGYTIPNEFGALIKAVCDKVKNIDKAVISVHCHNDLGLAAANSLSAVLNGAGQIECTLNGIGERAGNCSMEEVVMALRTRRDIFNADTKIHTEEIMRSSRLVTKITGISVQPNKAIVGANAFAHESGIHQDGLLKDKSTYEIITPETIGLHKTKLVLGKHSGRHAFKTRLKELGYELSDEELNIAFERFKKIADQKKDIFDEDIETLVSDEVTKIPETYSLIDLYITSGMSQQPTAAVKLKMGDELMEVTEHGDGPIDAIYKAIASVTDTKSSLLKFEVKSITGGTDALGEVIVSLEEDGKAVRGHGADTDIIIAAAKAYVNALNKLAVRKK
- a CDS encoding type II toxin-antitoxin system VapC family toxin, whose protein sequence is MGKFILDTDMCIYWLKGNENIEKNIVKNGFEEVFITVITECELFYGAYKSMKKDKNLAVVEDLKTKISTLHTVNGVPAAYGQIKAELESKGEPLDDADLLIASIALQNDATLVTNNTAHFRKINGLKIENWK
- a CDS encoding HEPN domain-containing protein produces the protein MGKGSRYCQELGGILDDIHKGNFKKADEEMNKQKAIDYWFNVANYDLKTAGVMFNGGRYLYVGFMCHQVVEKALKGLFVKQHNKIPPYTHNLLTLCAELEIELTEEQKDFFTELNPFNIKARYPEMKEKMGKIINKKKADALLKKTKDVYKWLKLKKK
- a CDS encoding nucleotidyltransferase domain-containing protein; its protein translation is MAQIKEKVKRVLRDYLVKVQREIPVEFAVLYGSQAKGKARPDSDIDIAIFSSKFKNKSYYKAQVMLQKFLWGIKADIQPVGYSLEEFSSKDKLDFVGGVIKKEGRVVCRKNKILI
- a CDS encoding addiction module protein, which translates into the protein MKTDKLISEAISLPVDIRALLVNKLLDTLNPTKKEIDKLWAKEAEKRVADIKTGKVKAIPGEKVFKEISMRKEGTIVYATWTGSNPPR
- the xerD gene encoding site-specific tyrosine recombinase XerD, with amino-acid sequence MVNLTERFFNYLAVEKGLSSNTLESYRNDIGKFQDYIKKNDKDLKSFSKSDLLLYLNHLRDLGNQTPTVARNISAIRGLCKFMLLEKIIDEDPMENLSTPKGWKHIPQILGADDVFSLIEKPQNEKFSLRDSAMLELLYSSGLRASEIINLKTDDINFEAGFITVMGKGSKERVVPVNEAAMQTIKKYIQELRPKLLRKKTASALFIAKGGKPMTRQRLWQLIKLYSKGFSQNVSPHTLRHCFASHLLEGGADLRTLQKMLGHSDISTTQIYTKVTPERLRKVHKEHHPRG